A genomic region of Tsukamurella pulmonis contains the following coding sequences:
- a CDS encoding PPOX class F420-dependent oxidoreductase, which translates to MTSVADVADAKYVLLTTFRKDGTPVATPLWAVRDGADLVVWTVADSWKVKRLRRNPSVLVQACDARGKKTTGPEVAGTGEIVDGGEAGSKIAKKYGVLGRLTVTGSKIRRGAGGTVGIRVRDAA; encoded by the coding sequence ATGACCTCCGTCGCCGACGTCGCCGATGCCAAGTACGTCCTGCTGACCACCTTCCGCAAGGACGGCACCCCCGTCGCCACCCCGCTGTGGGCCGTCCGCGACGGCGCCGATCTCGTGGTGTGGACCGTCGCCGACTCCTGGAAGGTCAAGCGGCTGCGGCGCAACCCGTCGGTGCTGGTCCAGGCCTGCGACGCCCGCGGGAAGAAGACCACCGGCCCCGAGGTCGCCGGCACCGGCGAGATCGTCGACGGCGGCGAGGCCGGGTCGAAGATCGCGAAGAAGTACGGCGTGCTGGGCCGGCTCACCGTCACCGGGTCCAAGATCCGCCGCGGCGCGGGCGGCACCGTCGGGATCCGGGTGCGCGACGCCGCATGA
- a CDS encoding alpha/beta fold hydrolase, translated as MTTLTPHVVRTARHTTSYLVSGPADGPLLVFVHGWPELGHTWRHQLRALGALGFRCVAPDMRGYGSSTVHPEKSDYRREEAVTDMLELLAGLGRESAIWIGHDWGGPVVWNIATHHPEVVDAVAALNVPHFPSGGPTPFDLIDRDKYPADEYPYGQWDYQVHYLKSFDEATAQFESDLSGLVAALFRSGDPRHLEGPAPTALVTRNGGWFGGGPVPRLPLDPAVLTPEDHAVYVAAFERNGMAGPNSWYVNSPADAEYAKTELNDGRIDVPALFLHGRYDATLDTVGTRLAEPMRAACTDLTEVIVDSGHWMGEEKPAEVSAAIAGWIARSVPASYPVTLGL; from the coding sequence ATGACGACCCTGACGCCGCACGTCGTGCGGACCGCTCGGCACACCACCTCCTACCTCGTCTCCGGCCCGGCCGACGGTCCGCTGCTGGTCTTCGTGCACGGCTGGCCCGAGCTGGGCCACACCTGGCGGCACCAGCTGCGGGCGCTCGGCGCCCTCGGCTTCCGGTGCGTCGCGCCGGACATGCGCGGCTACGGATCGTCGACGGTGCATCCCGAGAAGTCGGACTACCGGCGCGAGGAGGCCGTGACCGACATGCTGGAGCTGCTCGCCGGGCTCGGCCGGGAGAGTGCGATCTGGATCGGGCACGACTGGGGCGGGCCCGTGGTGTGGAACATCGCGACCCACCATCCCGAGGTCGTCGATGCCGTCGCCGCGCTCAACGTGCCGCACTTCCCGTCGGGCGGGCCGACGCCCTTCGACCTCATCGACCGCGACAAGTACCCCGCCGACGAGTACCCGTACGGCCAGTGGGACTACCAGGTGCACTACCTCAAGTCCTTCGACGAGGCCACCGCCCAGTTCGAGAGCGACCTGTCCGGCCTGGTCGCGGCGCTGTTCCGCAGCGGCGACCCGCGCCACCTCGAGGGCCCGGCGCCCACCGCGCTGGTCACCCGCAACGGCGGCTGGTTCGGCGGCGGCCCCGTTCCGCGGCTGCCGCTGGACCCGGCGGTGCTCACGCCCGAGGACCACGCCGTCTACGTCGCGGCCTTCGAGCGGAACGGCATGGCCGGCCCCAACTCCTGGTACGTCAACAGCCCCGCCGATGCCGAGTACGCGAAGACCGAGCTGAACGACGGCCGGATCGATGTGCCCGCGCTGTTCCTGCACGGCCGCTACGACGCGACGCTCGACACCGTGGGCACGCGCCTCGCCGAGCCCATGCGCGCGGCGTGCACCGACCTCACCGAGGTGATCGTCGACTCCGGGCACTGGATGGGGGAGGAGAAGCCCGCCGAGGTCAGCGCCGCGATCGCGGGCTGGATCGCCCGCAGCGTCCCCGCGTCCTACCCGGTTACGCTGGGGCTATGA
- a CDS encoding FAD-dependent oxidoreductase: protein MPHVIVQNCCNDASCVPECPVDCIHPTPEEPGFATAEMLYIDPDVCIDCGACIDACPVSAITTDYELTEEMAPFEEINADYYRAVGSAADLDHPYTDPQLGRRRPPDGAETLRVAVVGAGAAGHYAVSELQNRIDVRCEIDVYERLPEPGGLVRFGVAPDHASTKKVQEQFAAARGRNDVSVHLGVAVGEDVTHEELARTHHAVIYAVGALHGRPLPLPGGGLPVVAAAADFVAWYNGHPDLAGRRFDLSHERVVVLGNGNVALDVARVLTADPEVFVGTDMSDEAVEALRASHVREVVVLARRGPDHAAFTAPELVGLARAVPVVVDPSDLENLDAEPADPQAAHYVRQKLALLRGLAGTSPAEGRRVVLRFGTRPTAITATDDGASVAFDDHGTESSLDCGQVLAAIGLRGTAVPGLPFDEAGGVIPNADGRVLGDDGAPLPGVYASGWIKRGATGVIGTNRYDARGTVDAVVTDFHEGLLTAE, encoded by the coding sequence ATGCCCCACGTGATCGTCCAGAACTGCTGCAACGACGCCTCGTGCGTGCCGGAGTGCCCGGTGGACTGCATCCACCCGACGCCCGAGGAGCCCGGCTTCGCCACCGCCGAGATGCTCTACATCGATCCCGACGTGTGCATCGACTGCGGCGCCTGCATCGACGCCTGTCCGGTCTCGGCGATCACGACGGACTACGAGCTCACGGAGGAGATGGCGCCCTTCGAGGAGATCAACGCCGACTACTACCGGGCAGTCGGTTCGGCGGCCGACCTGGACCACCCCTACACCGATCCGCAGCTCGGCCGGCGCCGCCCGCCCGACGGTGCCGAGACGCTGCGGGTCGCGGTGGTGGGCGCGGGCGCGGCGGGGCACTACGCGGTGAGCGAACTGCAGAACCGCATCGACGTGCGGTGCGAGATCGACGTCTACGAGCGCCTGCCGGAACCCGGCGGCCTGGTGCGCTTCGGCGTGGCCCCCGACCACGCGTCCACCAAGAAGGTGCAGGAGCAGTTCGCCGCCGCGCGGGGCCGCAACGACGTCAGCGTGCACCTCGGGGTGGCGGTCGGCGAGGACGTCACCCACGAAGAGCTGGCCCGCACGCACCACGCCGTGATCTACGCGGTCGGTGCGCTGCACGGGCGGCCGCTGCCGCTGCCCGGCGGCGGCCTTCCGGTCGTCGCGGCCGCCGCCGACTTCGTGGCCTGGTACAACGGCCATCCCGATCTCGCGGGTCGCCGCTTCGACCTGTCCCACGAGCGGGTCGTGGTGCTGGGCAACGGCAACGTCGCGCTCGACGTCGCGCGGGTACTCACCGCCGACCCCGAGGTCTTCGTCGGCACGGACATGTCCGACGAGGCCGTCGAGGCCCTGCGCGCCTCGCACGTGCGGGAGGTGGTCGTCCTCGCCCGACGGGGACCGGACCACGCCGCCTTCACCGCGCCCGAGCTGGTGGGCTTGGCCCGCGCGGTGCCGGTGGTGGTGGATCCCTCCGACCTCGAGAACCTCGACGCCGAGCCCGCGGATCCGCAAGCGGCGCATTATGTCCGGCAGAAGCTGGCGCTGCTGCGCGGCCTCGCCGGGACGAGCCCGGCCGAAGGCCGCCGGGTGGTGCTGCGGTTCGGCACGCGGCCCACGGCGATCACCGCCACCGACGACGGCGCGTCCGTCGCCTTCGACGACCACGGCACGGAGTCGAGCCTCGACTGCGGCCAGGTGCTCGCGGCGATCGGCCTGCGCGGCACCGCCGTTCCCGGACTGCCCTTCGACGAGGCGGGCGGGGTCATCCCCAACGCCGACGGGCGGGTCCTGGGCGACGACGGTGCGCCGCTGCCCGGCGTGTACGCCTCCGGCTGGATCAAGCGCGGCGCCACCGGCGTGATCGGGACGAACCGCTACGACGCCCGCGGCACCGTCGACGCGGTGGTCACCGACTTCCACGAGGGTCTGCTGACCGCGGAGTGA